A DNA window from Sporichthya brevicatena contains the following coding sequences:
- a CDS encoding SRPBCC domain-containing protein gives MTTATETTGVFKVYIRATPEAIWNAITDPEWSVKYGYGGYVSYDLKPGGAYAVRPDEQMLAAGKEMGFPIPDVIVDGEVIEANPYTLLKQSWRMIMDETTFSEGFTTLTYEIEQLSAGYCSLTLIHECPAHPATLRMVSGLNEAPPDQGGGGWPWVLSDLKSLLETGSRM, from the coding sequence ATGACCACTGCGACCGAGACCACGGGCGTCTTCAAGGTCTACATCCGCGCCACCCCGGAAGCGATCTGGAACGCGATCACCGACCCGGAGTGGAGCGTGAAGTACGGCTACGGCGGCTACGTCAGCTACGACCTCAAGCCGGGTGGCGCCTACGCCGTGCGGCCCGACGAGCAGATGCTCGCCGCCGGCAAGGAGATGGGCTTCCCGATCCCCGACGTCATCGTCGACGGCGAGGTGATCGAGGCCAACCCGTACACCCTGCTCAAGCAGAGCTGGCGCATGATCATGGACGAGACCACGTTCTCCGAGGGCTTCACGACCCTCACCTACGAGATCGAGCAGCTCTCCGCCGGCTACTGCTCGCTGACGCTGATCCACGAGTGCCCGGCCCACCCGGCCACGCTGCGCATGGTGAGCGGCCTGAACGAGGCCCCGCCGGACCAGGGCGGCGGCGGCTGGCCGTGGGTCCTGTCCGACCTCAAGTCGCTGCTGGAGACCGGCTCCCGCATGTGA
- a CDS encoding metalloregulator ArsR/SmtB family transcription factor has translation MADDALGSVFKALADPTRRFLLDLLFARDGRTLTELESELEMTRFGVMKHLKVLEDANLVVTRRSGREKLHFLNPVPIRQIHDRWIDKFTEQSVTALLDLKNSLERPS, from the coding sequence ATGGCCGACGACGCGTTGGGCAGCGTCTTCAAGGCGCTGGCCGACCCGACGCGGCGCTTCCTGCTCGACCTCCTCTTCGCGCGCGACGGCCGCACGCTCACGGAGCTGGAGTCCGAGCTGGAGATGACCCGCTTCGGCGTCATGAAGCACCTCAAGGTGCTCGAGGACGCCAACCTCGTGGTGACGCGGCGCTCCGGCCGGGAAAAGCTCCACTTCCTCAACCCGGTGCCGATCCGTCAGATCCACGACCGCTGGATCGACAAGTTCACCGAGCAGAGCGTGACCGCGCTCCTCGACCTCAAGAACTCACTGGAGCGACCCTCATGA